Proteins encoded in a region of the Melospiza georgiana isolate bMelGeo1 chromosome 2, bMelGeo1.pri, whole genome shotgun sequence genome:
- the ASB11 gene encoding ankyrin repeat and SOCS box protein 11 isoform X2, protein MEGASILHSFTNIYFAIFALFCFKLLIKISLALLTHFYIVKGNRKEAARIAEEIYGIVPGSWADRSPLHDAAFQGRLLSLKTLIAQACLGGHVACAKVLLENGAQVNAATIDGVTPLFNACCSGSAACVSMLLEFGAKAQLGSHLPSPIHEAAKRGHRECMETLLAHGVDIDQEDPQHGSPLYMACTYQRTECVKKLLELGANVNVGKRLDTPLHAAARKSSVEIVILLIDYGADPKCRNADLKCALDLATPHSKVEQALLLREGPASLAQLCRLCIRRHLGRSCLCSVPKLHLPEPLQNFLLHR, encoded by the exons ATGGAGGGCGCTTCTATACTCCATTCTTTCACTAACatttattttgccatttttgctttgttttgcttcaaGCTTTTAATTAAGATTTCCTTGGCTTTGCTGACCCATTTCTATATTGTTAAAGGCAACAGAAAAGAAGCTGCCAGGATAGCAGAAGAGATCTATGGAATAGTCCCAG GCAGCTGGGCAGACCGGTCCCCTCTCCACGATGCTGCCTTCCAGGGACGCCTCCTCTCTCTGAAAACCTTGATTGCACAG GCCTGCCTGGGTGGGCACGTGGCCTGTGCCAAGGTGCTGCTGGAAAATGGTGCCCAG GTGAACGCAGCCACCATCGACGGGGTGACTCCGCTGTTCAACGCCTGCTGCAGCGGCAGCGCAGCCTGTGTCAGCATGCTGCTGGAATTCGGGGccaaggcacagctggggagcCACCTGCCCTCACCCATCCACGAAGCAGCCAAGAGAG GTCACAGGGAGTGCATGGAGACCCTCCTGGCCCATGGGGTTGACATTGACCAAGAAGACCCACAGCATGGGAGCCCTCTCTACATGGCCTGCACCTACCAGAGAACAGAATGTGTCAAGAAGCTGCTGGAGCTAG gagCCAACGTGAACGTGGGGAAGCGCCTGGACACCCCCCTGCACGCGGCAGCGAGGAAATCCAGCGTGGAGATTGTTATCTTGTTGATAGACTATGGTGCTGACccaaaatgcagaaatgctgaCCTCAAATGTGCCCTGGATCTTGCCACACCCCACAGCAAAGTGGAGCAGGCGCTTCTGCTTCGGGAAG gtcctgccagcctggcccagctgtgcaggctgtgcaTCAGAAGGCACCTGGGCCGGTCGTGCCTCTGCTCAGTCCCCAAGCTGCACCTGCCTGAGCCACTGCAGAACTTCCTCCTGCATCGATAG
- the ASB11 gene encoding ankyrin repeat and SOCS box protein 11 isoform X1: MEGASILHSFTNIYFAIFALFCFKLLIKISLALLTHFYIVKGNRKEAARIAEEIYGIVPGSWADRSPLHDAAFQGRLLSLKTLIAQGFNVNLLTTDRVSALHEACLGGHVACAKVLLENGAQVNAATIDGVTPLFNACCSGSAACVSMLLEFGAKAQLGSHLPSPIHEAAKRGHRECMETLLAHGVDIDQEDPQHGSPLYMACTYQRTECVKKLLELGANVNVGKRLDTPLHAAARKSSVEIVILLIDYGADPKCRNADLKCALDLATPHSKVEQALLLREGPASLAQLCRLCIRRHLGRSCLCSVPKLHLPEPLQNFLLHR, encoded by the exons ATGGAGGGCGCTTCTATACTCCATTCTTTCACTAACatttattttgccatttttgctttgttttgcttcaaGCTTTTAATTAAGATTTCCTTGGCTTTGCTGACCCATTTCTATATTGTTAAAGGCAACAGAAAAGAAGCTGCCAGGATAGCAGAAGAGATCTATGGAATAGTCCCAG GCAGCTGGGCAGACCGGTCCCCTCTCCACGATGCTGCCTTCCAGGGACGCCTCCTCTCTCTGAAAACCTTGATTGCACAG ggtTTCAACGTGAACCTGCTCACCACAGACCGAGTGTCAGCTCTCCACGAGGCCTGCCTGGGTGGGCACGTGGCCTGTGCCAAGGTGCTGCTGGAAAATGGTGCCCAG GTGAACGCAGCCACCATCGACGGGGTGACTCCGCTGTTCAACGCCTGCTGCAGCGGCAGCGCAGCCTGTGTCAGCATGCTGCTGGAATTCGGGGccaaggcacagctggggagcCACCTGCCCTCACCCATCCACGAAGCAGCCAAGAGAG GTCACAGGGAGTGCATGGAGACCCTCCTGGCCCATGGGGTTGACATTGACCAAGAAGACCCACAGCATGGGAGCCCTCTCTACATGGCCTGCACCTACCAGAGAACAGAATGTGTCAAGAAGCTGCTGGAGCTAG gagCCAACGTGAACGTGGGGAAGCGCCTGGACACCCCCCTGCACGCGGCAGCGAGGAAATCCAGCGTGGAGATTGTTATCTTGTTGATAGACTATGGTGCTGACccaaaatgcagaaatgctgaCCTCAAATGTGCCCTGGATCTTGCCACACCCCACAGCAAAGTGGAGCAGGCGCTTCTGCTTCGGGAAG gtcctgccagcctggcccagctgtgcaggctgtgcaTCAGAAGGCACCTGGGCCGGTCGTGCCTCTGCTCAGTCCCCAAGCTGCACCTGCCTGAGCCACTGCAGAACTTCCTCCTGCATCGATAG